GCATTTGCGTACTAAACTTTCCCCCAGTCATGAACAATCTCTTGTTAACCGCCTCTTTTTGGACCATAGCAGCAAGGTGGGCCTTGGCAACATCTCTtacatccacaaaacctCCTTTATCAGTGTCGAAGGAATCATCTTTCAAGGATAGAAGTGACCCGATTAACTCGTTTGACGTGTTAAGTTTCCCCTTTGCATCTTGGGGATTGACCTGGGGCCCAAAGACATACACTGGGTTAACCACAGCAAGTTTGAAACTCACAGGCTCGGTCTCGACAAATTTCCACGCTAACTTTTCTGCAAATGATTTGGCTCCATAGTAAGCAGCAATAGGGTTTTTGATAGCTTCTTCGTAGGTAATGTTGTTCCAGCTGGTTTCGTCCATAGACAATGACCCATTTTGCTCATCAACATCGGAATAAATGGCTGCATCTGATGAAGTGACCACCACTCTCTCGATCTGGCTTCCGAAAGTCTGGATTGATTTTAAGATGTTTTCAGTACCTTTGATAGCAGGAATCACCAAATCGTTCTCCGGATCGGTGGTATCATAGAAAAACGGAGAAGCTGTGTGCAATAAATATTTGACATCCTGGTGATTTTTCAAGGCAAGATCAAAAGCTCCTTTGTCAATCATGTTTGGGACTATTTCATAGGTGAACTTCccaccaaagaaactcGACAATTTTTCGCCCTTGTCTTTGCTTCTGACGGTTCCCACCACTTCATAGTCAGAATCGAGCAATTGTTTCACAATGTGTTGTGCAATAAACCCACTGGCTCCAGTGACAAATACTTTCGACATGATCTTTGTGCTTGTAATAATCCAATAACTTTTATATGAGCGCTCTGGGAAATACTTGCCGGATGCGGCAGTGTGCGATATGAACTATTATCATTTGTTTAATGGCTGTAATATGGAGTCAAGCCAGATCTTAACGGGGGTTGGGAATTGTGACCCTAGTGTGCAAATTGTACTTTGGAAGTCTAGTGGAATAGGCTTTTGGAAAGCAATTAGCATGTACTTCTTTCCAATTGTTAGAGTAGTCTGGTGTAGCACAACATTGTGATCTGTGCTCCAATATGGTGAACAGGGTGCAGAGCCTTAATGTTCAAGCCACCGAGAACCCACTCTTGGAATGATGGCTTCGGAGGGCATTATAAGAAGATAATTTGTTATCCCCACATTATCTGGTCTGTTATCACAAGTTCGTCACCTTTTCGCATTCGCATTATTGGCATTCACCATCGCATCTCTCTTACTTCTCATACTCGGCCTTACAGTGCCTGACATTCCCTCATTTGTACTATAACGTGGATATTAATCCTTCACTATCACCTTGAATCCTCCAGAGACCTGGCCATAAGGTCATCGACAAATACCTCCCACACATCCATTGCATGAAGTATCAACAAACAATCATTATCCATCTTAATATCATCCAAGCATCTATCTGGGGAGGGCTTGCTCGGAAAGGGCTCGGGATTCTCACAGACTATGATGGTGCAATCCCTTATAATGCGCTTTGGGCCAATTTTGCTGCGTGTTTAGTACTAGGAACTGTTTCCAAAGTCAAGAAGACTCCGTTCATCATAGGAGTTTCCACTGGATTCTGCGGAACCCTCTCGTCATTTTCGGCCCTTGTACTAGAGTTGTTCTACAGCTCTGCCAATGTGTCCGTGGGTATCAGATACGATCTCCCGACCAAAGGATATGGAGTACTACAGTTTTTGTCAGTTCTTCTAGTGGAAATGGGGGTATCAATTCTAGGATATCACTTCGGGTTGCACTTGTCCCCAATGTACCCGTTAAATGAACAGCACCACGAGCCACTATCGTACATAGGAGCAGTTTTAGGAGCAGCAATGCCAGTTATCACGGTGGTGTTACTCGCTATCAACCCGTTATATGACTCATGGAGAGCATgggtgtttttgattttatttTCCCCCATGGGGGCACTCTTGAGATTCCATCTAGGAAAACTCAACCGTCCCAAGTTTCCATATGGTACATTTACTGCCAACGTGACGGGATCAATACTAATTGCAGTCTTTGCTCTCCTCACAAGAGCTCGCGTTTCCAAGTCTGACCACTCCGGATTAATAACCAGTTATATAGGATGTCAAGCCCTTTCAGGCCTACAAGATGGATTATGTGGAGCCCTTACAACCATTAGTACATTCGTTAGTGAGTTGTTCTCACTTGGACCAAAAGAATCATATCTTTATTCAAGTGTTTCAATAACAGTCAGTTTCGTGCTCCTCCTTCTCATTTTAGGGCCATATACTTGGACAGTGGGTTTAAGCGATCCAATTTGTGGTTACAGCTAGAGAACATCACTTACTTGCCAGCACACAACTGGCACTTAAATTACCAACTTCCATATCCTATCGGAAAGCTTATCGAGAAACAGGAAAGAATTCCCCTGTCGCTTATTACCTTATGCGGAAGGTCCAACAAGCCAATCGCACTACACTTATTAATAATTGTTGTTCCTCTCATCTTAATTTTCACTCCTGGCAATGTATATTCCAGACAAATATGATGCTCCTGAATGGGAACAACAAAAATCCATCATTAAAGAGTACCCATTGGCGGTATTGATAACATCCACAGAAGATGGCATCATCGCAAATCATATCCCTTTTAATTTGGTCGAGCGGGACGGGAAAAAAATCCTTCAAGCCCACTTAGCTAAAGTCAATCACCAATTGCCTTCTTTAAAGGATAACGACAAGGTTTGTGTGGTGTTTCTGTCATCTGATGCGTATGTCACTCCAAGTTACTAtaaaaccaaagaagagacTCATAAAGTGGTTCCTACCTGGCTTTTCGCAGCCGTTCATTGCTATGGTAGTTCCACCTTaattgatgatttcgatTTTATCAAAAAGCAGCACGAGTCGTTGACCGACCAAGAAGAGGCTGGTAGAGAAAAGCCGTGGGCTATTGATGAAGCCCCGGAAAAGTATTATAAGATTATGCAGAAAGCCATAATTGGCCTCGAgattgaaatcaccaagatcgagggaaagttcaagtttgaaCAGAAGATGAGAAGAGAGGATATTGATGGGGTGATCACTGGTTTGGCCCAGGACAACATCCCCCGTGTTTCTAAGTTTGTGGAAGACTCCAATAAGGCGTAAATATAGTATGGTATAATATATGTATGTATTAATAGATGCTACACTTCGGGGAGGTTTCTTTTTCTATTTAATGCTTGAGTGCTTTGGGTACCATTAGTATACCTAGGTATTGTTCTTGGTTTGGTGGCCCCATAGTCGGAGGCGTTCAACGAGCCAGCTCTTTGGAACAATTTTTGGGAGTTTTGGGGGATAAGGTGATCTCTTTCATTAAGcatatcatcatcagttTCGTATCCTCCATCGTAATTATGACTGGGGTCCTCATCTAAATCGCTTATCCTCATATAGCCACCTTCTTGGTAAGGCTCAAAGGGATTCTTGGGCGTGTCATCTGATTTTCCACTCAAACAGAACATTACCATGAATAGGAGAATTGAGAAAAACATTAATCCTAAGATGATTCCAACACCTACACTGATGAATCcaaggtgaagatgaaggaacccatcattttcaaaccacttcaagttgatgggCTTATCAATAAGGAAAACGCATGAACTGTATCCTTCAGTTCGGTCATTCGATGTACAACCATGACTTAAAATCTTGAGCTTGTGTCCAGTTTTAGCACCAGATTTGTCATTGACGTCAAACACAAGTTTCCCATGGCTGTCTTGCTTGCATGAGAAGGAAAGAAGCGAGCTGTTTGAGTGTATGTCACTGTCCTCGGTGAACGTCTGATTGTCATGGTTTCCATAAAtgcaattgaagatttttgGTAGCTCTGAGTTTGGTATCAAATGGGCATCGAGAAACTCAAATAAATTGGTCAAGCTAGCAGAAACATTATAAAGTTTCATAGATTCAGAAGAGGGAACCAACATGGAATAGTTCAGGTCTTTGGGATTGTCTGTGACTAATGCGTCGTAAagttttggaaattttTCGATTAAATCCATGAATGATATCCATGAGGTGTCATCCTCTGTAGCTTTGATCAAGCCCACAAAAGGAACTTCGAATGTTGATGGTAGTAATAGTTTACTAACAATATGGATGACTCCCTGATTAAACAAGAGGTCGGAGTTTAAGGGTAAATGGAATAAGGTGCCATTAATTCTTAAAAGATGGTTATAGTCACCATCATAAAACTGGTTGTTGATTATGAGAGAATCTCCCTGCAACGTCGTTGTGTTGATTTGTTGAGTAAGGTTATCAAGACCGAAGTCTGAATAAATAGTACCTTCCACAAAAATACctctcaagatcttcttgaagatcttggggttcttctccaagtagTTCAATCTTAGACCCAAGCTTTCCCATGATCCTCTTCTGTCGAAAGCGGTACTGTCGTCTAATATGGGGATCCCACATGGTAAGAATGCTGTATACCCCAATttgttgtctttgaaaCTTAAAAGATCATGTGCTTTTAAGAACTGGATGGTCTTCAAGCACTCGGCTTGGTTGATTTGAATATGCTGGAGATGGCCTGGTAAATTCCCATTTGAAAGTAAATCTGTAAGGGTGTGCTTGAAAGATTGGGGAGTATCGATATCCCCGTTCACCATATAAGCAAAACTATTATTTCCCATCTCTATAGGACCTTCAATTACATTGGCGTCGTCATTAATAGACGTAATAATCTCATGATTCAGAGCATCGACACTACTGGAAACTTTCATTCGAAAACAACCACCTATTCGGCTCTTAGAGCACAAGTTTGTTTCAGCCAGCCCATAATAAGACTGCTCATTATTATTGAAGACCTTTTCGGTGATATTGATGGACTGCTTGACAAACTGGTACTTGAGTCCATCTTTATTGGAGAAAGAGTCGATGAAAAAggaatcttcttccatCACATCGTCCCTTTGGCCAGGACTCAAAAACAACGTCTGGTTGGTTGTGGAGCCATTTATCAAATACTGCAAGGATctgaacttcaactccttcacAAAGTCAGAATAATGTAAGGCAAAAAGAGCCTTTCTTGGGATCATGTCAGCCACTTTGACTTGTAGAGTTTCGAAGAACAACCCTTCTCCTTCAGCATAGTCAAATAAGTGCATAACTGCATCTGCAAAAACTATGGATGTGTTGAGGTTGCTCCGAAGTTTGTGGTTCAAAATGACGCTATCGTCATCAACAGTAACATTGAATTTGACAGCCTTATTGATACTTTGACATTTGGAGGCAGACACATTAGCAGGCATCAATTTGGAGTCAATTGCCAAACTACCAAGTAAGTTGGTGAGATCATacttgatttccaagaCTGCCTCATCGGTAGTGGTGAACTGACTACTGTGCATAACATGGTACAACGAAGAGTAGTATCTCATTAATGTGGTAGACATCGACCTTCTGACCATTTCGTCGGTAGGGACAAAGAAGGTACCTgcattcttcaagaaaatctCACAGCTCTGAGGTATCTTCTTGTACCTATCGTCAGTTTTGACTAAAGCATCAACGGTGGAGAACTCGAGTTTGAATAACAGCTGGAAAAGACCCTTCACAAAAGAGATATTGTGCCCATTCAAAatgttggtggagttgtccaaaaacacatCACACAAGCTTGGTTTAAGTGGCAACTGGTGGTCGAGGGCTTGAATGAACGACCACTGGTGTTTGGCATAGATATCGGATTCCACTATGGCCGCGACTCGGTCAACCTCAAACTCCAAAGTCTCCATATTTGGCGACAACAGTACCGTGTAGGTTTTGTTATCCATCTCATACAAGGTATCGAACACAGCAGACTTGGGCTCCATATAACCCACCCGAAACCGCTGGTTAATGATGTATCGCAACAAGTAGTTGTGGTCAATGTGATCAGGACCGTCAACAAACGCCAGGTTCACTGGGGCCAACAACGTGACGTTCTGCAACGAATTTAGCACCGGAATTAAGCCTTCTCGCTGGGCTATGCGTAGAAACGTTGAAAACTGGACGTCTGACGAGAGAATATCGACTATGGTGGAGGGTGTGGGAGATGGCACGAGGGAAATGGTGGTAGGGTTGGCATTGACGGTGGCACAGGTACACACCCCTAGCCACACGGCCATGAGAAAGTACACATGGGTGATGAGGGATAGCAGTAGCATTTGTGTTCCCCTGTTTGGAATTGCACTTATCAGAGTGATGCAGACTGATAACAAAAGTTTGGGAGTGGTTACTCGCGCATTTGAAACATGGATGGGGTGAGTATGCAGGAATAATATTATTCTAATGAGACTAGACAAAGGAGTATGCTACTAAAAGGCGATGACGGCCCAGGTGCCGGTGATGGCAAGGCCCAGGGACACAGCAATGAccaacaacaccatcaGCTTTTCAAGTCCGCCGATACGGACCAATTTTAAGTAGAACAAGCATGGCAATATAATGCACACTAAAAAGCAGATGGAAGCACCAAGAATACCTATGATTTTATCAAATTCAGGAAACACGATGGCCAACCCCACAAACACCGCATTGACACCGACCCGGATCAAGAACCGTCCCACGGTCCGCACCGCGTTGCCTAACTGATTTTCTGAGATGGTGTTGGTATGGAACATAGAATCTAAGGTTGCGATAATGGGCTTCGCGTTCAATGGAGTCTTTGCAATGGGCACCATACAAATGAGTCCAGAGATTAATGGGTAGATGAAGCTGGGATAGCCGGGGGTGAAGAgtaagttgttggtgaccTCGTCCTTACAGTAGAACCCAAACATCAAGAAGCCCAACACCCCCATGGTGAAATCGGTGATCAAGGTGATCAAGTACGTTACCTTCAAAGTGCCAGTAAACTTGTAAGGATGGCGCATGTCACTCTTAAGGTTGGGGAAAATGGCATGGCCACCGAATGGAGCCATCAAGATTCCAATGGCCAAGAGGAGATCTGACCAGGAGTCAGGCCACAAGTTAGTTGGCATCACCGTAAGCAACGACCCAGGTGATGAAGCCTTGAGCAAGCCGCATACAAACACCAACCCCGTGATGgaaatggtggaaatgATCCCCAAGAGCGAGAATATCGACAACACTGGAAGCGGCATGAACGTAAACGGAGTTAACACGAAGAAActcaagattttgaagttggtcTTTGTCCACACTTCGTCATCGCCGAGCAACGCGTAGAGTGAGTCGCTGAACAACACGATCAATGACACACCGGCACCTACCAAGTCGACGGAGAAAACAAGCGagatcaacaatttggcGGCCGAGCCATACGAAGCGTACCCCAAGTCCGCGTATGTCATCAACGTGGGGTCGGTGTCCATCGACTTCGAGAGCAACGAGGCGGTCCAGAATGTGGCCAACCCACATACCAACAACATTGGAACTCCAATCACCCAACCGGCCTTTAAAAAGCCCACTGGTAATGCCAATAATCCCACGCCTATGAGCACATTGATAGAATTGAAAATCGTCTGGGGTGCCGTCGATTGGCCCGCCAATACTGTCACCACATTGCCGTCCTTGTCCTcgatcttcttcaagttgacgtGCGATG
Above is a window of Yamadazyma tenuis chromosome 1, complete sequence DNA encoding:
- the GRP1 gene encoding Cinnamyl-alcohol dehydrogenase Flavonol reductase/cinnamoyl-CoA reductase (COG:V; EggNog:ENOG503NVWR) yields the protein MSKVFVTGASGFIAQHIVKQLLDSDYEVVGTVRSKDKGEKLSSFFGGKFTYEIVPNMIDKGAFDLALKNHQDVKYLLHTASPFFYDTTDPENDLVIPAIKGTENILKSIQTFGSQIERVVVTSSDAAIYSDVDEQNGSLSMDETSWNNITYEEAIKNPIAAYYGAKSFAEKLAWKFVETEPVSFKLAVVNPVYVFGPQVNPQDAKGKLNTSNELIGSLLSLKDDSFDTDKGGFVDVRDVAKAHLAAMVQKEAVNKRLFMTGGKFSTQMLLDILNKHFPELKLPKGKVGNGPAEIATLAKTNNDKTKAIVKFEFTPLEKIVVDTVSQILY
- a CDS encoding uncharacterized protein (EggNog:ENOG503NYRY; COG:K), with protein sequence MYIPDKYDAPEWEQQKSIIKEYPLAVLITSTEDGIIANHIPFNLVERDGKKILQAHLAKVNHQLPSLKDNDKVCVVFSSSDAYVTPSYYKTKEETHKVVPTWLFAAVHCYGSSTLIDDFDFIKKQHESLTDQEEAGREKPWAIDEAPEKYYKIMQKAIIGLEIEITKIEGKFKFEQKMRREDIDGVITGLAQDNIPRVSKFVEDSNKA
- a CDS encoding uncharacterized protein (EggNog:ENOG503NV0W; COG:M,W), which codes for MLSLSLITHVYFLMAVWLGVCTCATVNANPTTISLVPSPTPSTIVDILSSDVQFSTFLRIAQREGLIPVLNSLQNVTLLAPVNSAFVDGPDHIDHNYLLRYIINQRFRVGYMEPKSAVFDTLYEMDNKTYTVSLSPNMETLEFEVDRVAAIVESDIYAKHQWSFIQALDHQLPLKPSLCDVFLDNSTNILNGHNISFVKGLFQSLFKLEFSTVDALVKTDDRYKKIPQSCEIFLKNAGTFFVPTDEMVRRSMSTTLMRYYSSLYHVMHSSQFTTTDEAVLEIKYDLTNLLGSLAIDSKLMPANVSASKCQSINKAVKFNVTVDDDSVILNHKLRSNLNTSIVFADAVMHLFDYAEGEGLFFETLQVKVADMIPRKALFALHYSDFVKELKFRSLQYLINGSTTNQTLFLSPGQRDDVMEEDSFFIDSFSNKDGLKYQFVKQSINITEKVFNNNEQSYYGSAETNLCSKSRIGGCFRMKVSSSVDASNHEIITSINDDANVIEGPIEMGNNSFAYMVNGDIDTPQSFKHTLTDLLSNGNLPGHLQHIQINQAECLKTIQFLKAHDLLSFKDNKLGYTAFLPCGIPILDDSTAFDRRGSWESLGLRLNYLEKNPKIFKKILRGIFVEGTIYSDFGLDNLTQQINTTTLQGDSLIINNQFYDGDYNHLLRINGTLFHLPLNSDLLFNQGVIHIVSKLLLPSTFEVPFVGLIKATEDDTSWISFMDLIEKFPKLYDALVTDNPKDSNYSMLVPSSESMKLYNVSASLTNLFEFLDAHLIPNSELPKIFNCIYGNHDNQTFTEDSDIHSNSSLLSFSCKQDSHGKLVFDVNDKSGAKTGHKLKILSHGCTSNDRTEGYSSCVFLIDKPINLKWFENDGFLHLHLGFISVGVGIILGLMFFSILLFMVMFCLSGKSDDTPKNPFEPYQEGGYMRISDLDEDPSHNYDGGYETDDDMLNERDHLIPQNSQKLFQRAGSLNASDYGATKPRTIPRYTNGTQSTQALNRKRNLPEV
- a CDS encoding uncharacterized protein (COG:E; EggNog:ENOG503NV48), giving the protein MSSTASPFDDDSDVTEFTPLNSFRRQSFLDAPIGSFRGPNSLHNFASSFTRAQSYAASKLDSEIHRQRSFFHREDENGAEPDELFDPELMIPSQRGERLSTVVHDVNVARNNLFSYDSFAPITDVFYQDDILSALNNSRSRAGSSVVAQGIPIPQRRMYPSPSFSSIRSSLSMATTASHVNLKKIEDKDGNVVTVLAGQSTAPQTIFNSINVLIGVGLLALPVGFLKAGWVIGVPMLLVCGLATFWTASLLSKSMDTDPTLMTYADLGYASYGSAAKLLISLVFSVDLVGAGVSLIVLFSDSLYALLGDDEVWTKTNFKILSFFVLTPFTFMPLPVLSIFSLLGIISTISITGLVFVCGLLKASSPGSLLTVMPTNLWPDSWSDLLLAIGILMAPFGGHAIFPNLKSDMRHPYKFTGTLKVTYLITLITDFTMGVLGFLMFGFYCKDEVTNNLLFTPGYPSFIYPLISGLICMVPIAKTPLNAKPIIATLDSMFHTNTISENQLGNAVRTVGRFLIRVGVNAVFVGLAIVFPEFDKIIGILGASICFLVCIILPCLFYLKLVRIGGLEKSMVLLVIAVSSGLAITGTWAVIAF